From the genome of Scytonema hofmannii PCC 7110, one region includes:
- the dnaK gene encoding molecular chaperone DnaK yields MLEPSWIIVAYTYGGACLVGQAAKRQAITNPQNTFDSVMRFIGRKYDEVTEQAKEVSYKVLRDTQGKVKINCPVLGQQFTPEEILAQILRKLADDATQYLDAQVTQIVLTVPAYFNEIQRHAVKEASRFAGLEVLRIIPNPTAAAMAYGRDKENDETIVVFDLGGGHLSVSILEIGSGVFEVLSYSGDTQLGGNDFDQKIIDWVAQEFKHLDGKALRYYKQAWQRLREAAEKAKIELSSTTQTTIDLPWMTNTTSAFRNIHLKVTLTRQKFEQFCADLVNRCRVSVENALRDSHLDKSDIDKVILVGGSTRIPAVQQFLQQFFAKEPKQGLNIDELVALGASVEAGVLAGNITGILLLDATPLSLGIEIKGGVMCKILPRNTTTPTKKSEVFSTATDGQTSVEIHVLQGEAELASNNNSLGILRLDGISPSLQGVAQIEVIFDIDANGVLTVIAKDKNTGKEQSITIAEAFASSQEHQKYKGSLALGMLDVVSMVSTIANVCNPFS; encoded by the coding sequence TTGTTAGAACCATCTTGGATTATAGTAGCTTACACTTACGGAGGTGCTTGCCTTGTCGGACAAGCTGCAAAGCGGCAAGCCATCACAAACCCTCAAAACACCTTTGACTCGGTTATGCGCTTTATTGGTCGAAAGTATGATGAAGTTACCGAGCAGGCTAAAGAAGTCTCCTATAAGGTTTTGCGGGATACTCAGGGCAAGGTAAAGATTAACTGTCCAGTTTTAGGTCAGCAATTTACACCGGAAGAAATCTTAGCTCAGATTTTGCGTAAGTTAGCAGATGATGCTACCCAATATCTAGATGCACAAGTTACCCAAATTGTACTTACAGTTCCAGCTTACTTTAATGAGATACAACGTCACGCTGTCAAAGAAGCTAGTCGTTTTGCTGGGTTGGAGGTGTTACGGATTATCCCTAACCCCACAGCAGCAGCAATGGCTTATGGTCGAGACAAAGAAAATGATGAAACTATTGTAGTTTTTGACCTAGGCGGCGGTCACCTGAGTGTTTCAATTTTAGAAATTGGGAGTGGAGTCTTTGAAGTTTTGTCCTATTCCGGAGATACTCAACTGGGGGGAAATGACTTTGACCAAAAAATCATTGACTGGGTTGCTCAAGAATTTAAACACCTTGATGGTAAAGCTCTTCGTTATTACAAACAAGCTTGGCAGAGATTAAGAGAAGCAGCAGAAAAAGCAAAAATTGAACTTTCCAGTACCACACAAACGACTATTGATTTGCCTTGGATGACGAATACAACATCTGCTTTCAGAAATATACATCTAAAGGTAACGTTGACCCGACAAAAGTTTGAGCAGTTTTGCGCTGATTTAGTTAACCGCTGCCGTGTAAGCGTGGAAAATGCTCTTAGAGATTCCCACCTAGACAAAAGTGACATTGATAAAGTGATTTTAGTAGGAGGGTCTACCCGTATTCCTGCTGTTCAACAATTCTTGCAGCAGTTTTTTGCTAAAGAACCTAAGCAGGGATTAAATATTGATGAATTGGTAGCTCTTGGAGCATCTGTAGAAGCTGGAGTTTTAGCTGGAAATATTACAGGTATTCTCTTACTTGATGCGACACCACTATCTTTGGGAATTGAAATTAAGGGTGGTGTAATGTGCAAAATTCTTCCCCGCAACACCACTACTCCTACTAAAAAATCAGAAGTTTTTTCGACTGCTACTGATGGGCAAACCTCTGTAGAGATCCATGTGCTTCAAGGAGAAGCAGAACTAGCTAGCAATAACAATAGCTTAGGTATTTTACGCTTGGATGGTATTTCCCCATCTCTTCAGGGAGTAGCGCAAATTGAGGTGATTTTTGACATTGATGCAAATGGAGTACTAACTGTCATTGCTAAGGACAAAAACACTGGAAAAGAACAATCTATAACCATTGCTGAAGCTTTTGCTTCATCTCAAGAGCATCAAAAGTATAAGGGAAGCCTAGCTTTAGGGATGCTTGACGTTGTTAGTATGGTTAGTACAATTGCAAATGTATGTAATCCCTTCTCATAA
- a CDS encoding LeoA/HP0731 family dynamin-like GTPase, with product MMMLVVNKMSDGAGEEEELITNYRHSIASALEPYSLDEFSLCFIDAKDYCEGVDEKDEFLTEISRFQTLIDSLNSFVQRRDFFARFDTLVRIAVSYVDEAQLSLTRDSNKDSAFFELLNRLSRTVRQERDRLRTKVRGIALRLSAAIANEGIVLARAVGSNVDIEALAKQAESNVQNFCEKVKVEMEEAVKEAVELLQEEVKKVLNSDLAQAFVARLELNQTVSAQNVDSSVEVNQTVSARNVESDVDVERLREQVKMLQDIGEQVGVGITKLATKTGAKSTEQVFLRATNAAGSVMHKGVYTVGKFLGFNFKPWQAVNIAKGIGNVAKFLGPILSVGMLAMDVYAKEQEEEQDKKLADARREITSQFIAVAKDIESQIEVQLREVEAQIYREIEKRITSARQNEEEAIASSNQWVGEIAALRKEFSQMLCEINNSSDVSKLLD from the coding sequence ATGATGATGCTTGTCGTCAATAAGATGTCTGATGGTGCAGGAGAAGAAGAGGAATTAATTACTAACTATCGCCATAGTATAGCATCAGCACTTGAGCCTTACAGTCTTGATGAATTTTCACTTTGTTTTATCGATGCCAAAGATTACTGTGAGGGAGTAGACGAGAAAGATGAATTTTTAACTGAAATTAGTCGCTTCCAAACTTTAATCGACTCACTCAACTCTTTTGTACAGCGTCGTGATTTCTTTGCTCGTTTCGATACACTAGTCCGAATTGCCGTAAGTTATGTTGATGAAGCTCAATTGAGCTTGACACGGGACTCTAACAAAGACTCCGCTTTCTTTGAATTACTTAACCGTCTCTCGCGTACAGTACGGCAAGAACGCGATCGCCTCCGAACAAAAGTTCGAGGAATTGCGCTACGGTTATCAGCAGCCATCGCAAATGAGGGCATAGTTCTAGCCAGGGCAGTAGGAAGTAATGTAGATATTGAAGCTTTGGCGAAACAAGCTGAAAGTAATGTGCAAAATTTCTGTGAAAAAGTAAAAGTAGAAATGGAAGAGGCTGTTAAGGAAGCCGTAGAATTGCTTCAAGAAGAAGTTAAAAAGGTGCTTAACAGTGATTTAGCTCAAGCTTTTGTTGCTCGTTTGGAACTAAACCAAACAGTCTCTGCTCAAAATGTAGATTCTAGCGTAGAAGTAAACCAAACAGTCTCTGCCCGAAATGTAGAGTCGGACGTAGATGTGGAACGATTAAGGGAGCAAGTAAAGATGCTCCAAGATATTGGTGAGCAAGTAGGGGTTGGGATAACTAAATTAGCGACAAAAACAGGAGCAAAATCTACAGAGCAAGTGTTTTTACGTGCAACTAACGCAGCAGGAAGTGTTATGCATAAGGGTGTTTATACTGTTGGAAAGTTTTTAGGCTTTAACTTCAAGCCTTGGCAGGCAGTAAATATTGCTAAAGGCATAGGTAACGTTGCCAAGTTTCTTGGTCCTATTCTGTCGGTAGGTATGTTAGCAATGGACGTGTATGCCAAGGAACAAGAAGAAGAACAAGATAAGAAATTGGCTGATGCACGACGCGAAATTACGAGCCAGTTTATCGCAGTAGCAAAAGACATTGAAAGTCAGATTGAAGTGCAACTTAGAGAAGTTGAAGCACAAATTTATAGAGAAATTGAAAAGCGAATTACCTCAGCGCGTCAAAACGAAGAAGAAGCGATCGCCTCTTCAAACCAATGGGTAGGAGAAATTGCGGCACTCCGTAAAGAATTTTCTCAAATGCTGTGTGAAATAAATAACTCAAGCGATGTAAGCAAGCTACTTGACTAA
- a CDS encoding antibiotic biosynthesis monooxygenase family protein, whose translation MTSPVVLINAFVVSKDMEETFLKTWHETAVYMQQAPGFIDTKLHRCLDPNGKFQFINIAHWESPEAYHAALAQHEPGEKHLPIEANPALYTVEVTY comes from the coding sequence ATGACATCACCAGTTGTCCTCATTAATGCTTTTGTCGTATCCAAGGATATGGAAGAAACATTTCTTAAAACCTGGCACGAAACGGCTGTATATATGCAACAAGCACCAGGCTTTATTGATACCAAGCTACATCGTTGTCTTGATCCGAATGGAAAATTTCAGTTCATTAATATCGCCCATTGGGAAAGCCCAGAAGCCTATCATGCAGCATTAGCACAGCACGAACCGGGCGAGAAACACCTACCAATCGAAGCTAACCCAGCACTTTACACCGTTGAGGTAACATACTAA
- a CDS encoding SDR family oxidoreductase gives MLLQGKVAIVTGSSRGIGRAIAERLGRDGAKVVVTYAGRQDKAEEVVSAIKASGSEAIAVQVNVREIEDVRSLFQKTLDRFGKLDILVNNAAGTNIFKPTAEMTEEEYNSMFDITRGVYFALQEAAKHMADGGRIISISTSGTVMAIPAGGAYAGSKAAIEQFSAGLAKELGVRGITVNTVSPGVTGTDGLVLEQAQVEQLIAQTPLARLGQPADIADVVAMLVSEDARWITGQHIRANGGIV, from the coding sequence ATGTTACTGCAAGGAAAAGTTGCTATTGTCACGGGTTCATCACGCGGGATTGGAAGAGCGATCGCTGAACGTTTAGGACGCGATGGAGCAAAAGTGGTCGTCACCTACGCTGGACGTCAGGATAAGGCGGAGGAAGTTGTTTCAGCTATCAAGGCAAGTGGTTCAGAGGCGATTGCTGTACAAGTCAACGTTAGAGAAATTGAAGACGTTCGCAGCCTCTTCCAAAAAACACTAGATCGTTTCGGCAAGTTAGACATACTGGTAAACAATGCTGCTGGCACAAATATTTTCAAACCCACTGCTGAGATGACCGAAGAAGAATATAATAGTATGTTTGATATCACCAGAGGCGTTTACTTTGCTCTCCAAGAAGCAGCAAAGCATATGGCAGATGGAGGTCGGATTATCAGTATTTCTACTAGTGGTACAGTAATGGCGATTCCAGCAGGAGGTGCCTATGCGGGTAGTAAGGCAGCGATCGAGCAATTTAGTGCAGGACTAGCAAAAGAACTGGGTGTTCGTGGAATTACTGTGAATACTGTGTCTCCGGGAGTAACAGGCACCGACGGTTTGGTCTTGGAGCAAGCACAGGTCGAGCAGTTGATTGCACAAACACCACTTGCGCGGCTTGGACAGCCAGCTGATATTGCTGATGTAGTCGCTATGCTGGTTTCAGAGGACGCACGCTGGATAACGGGACAGCATATTCGGGCAAATGGCGGCATTGTTTGA
- a CDS encoding winged helix-turn-helix transcriptional regulator: MPEQTEGTVFVQTTLKVLGGKWKILILWHLKDQPRRFSELKRLMPEITEKMLIQQLRELEKDEIVNRNVYSDVPPKVEYSFTDYGRSLESVLSALCNWGEEHFKRLNR; this comes from the coding sequence ATGCCAGAACAGACCGAAGGCACCGTGTTTGTGCAAACCACGCTTAAAGTTTTGGGTGGTAAGTGGAAGATTTTAATTTTGTGGCACTTGAAAGATCAACCAAGACGTTTCAGTGAACTCAAGCGTTTGATGCCTGAAATCACAGAGAAAATGCTAATACAACAACTTCGCGAACTGGAAAAAGATGAGATTGTGAATCGAAACGTTTATTCAGATGTGCCTCCTAAAGTTGAGTATTCGTTCACTGATTACGGTAGAAGTCTCGAATCGGTTTTAAGCGCACTCTGCAACTGGGGTGAGGAACATTTCAAACGGCTTAATCGGTAG
- a CDS encoding ribbon-helix-helix domain-containing protein: MNISLNPEQEEFIKTQLEKGNYTNASEVISAAFKLLEENVRHQEKLHHKNNENHMVLNDLDDTIIQYFLKISEFALNGYWLDKEEDEAWKNL; the protein is encoded by the coding sequence ATGAATATTTCTCTAAATCCTGAACAGGAGGAATTCATAAAAACCCAACTTGAAAAAGGTAATTATACCAATGCTTCTGAGGTGATTAGTGCGGCTTTTAAACTATTAGAAGAAAATGTTCGACACCAAGAAAAGTTGCATCATAAAAATAATGAAAATCATATGGTACTAAATGATTTGGATGATACTATCATACAATATTTTCTGAAAATCAGTGAATTTGCGCTGAATGGATATTGGCTTGATAAAGAGGAAGACGAAGCTTGGAAAAACCTATAG
- a CDS encoding DUF1802 family protein, which yields MSNSILIDTALLLAAPDIEALLQGRMIIAMPRTFIHPGRSFALCPSITSVNSLPQEQRYRSTFLRIAQTSIAQLDSEKVGIKAWAKCEFCQILNNFESLEALSQLTVWTAKVLEQMLLQHKHIFLAHLRVYLLHQSVEIPVHPQGSQFIGLPYSLKVSDTLPVLSDRIFALRKQQLEKLQPPQHPELEELQGALASLALTNPAAKQLDKEVRVLLGWASEEDTQQKNPDLTWINDIAALGDRSIEQEEKKTNYQAGTDFENVARRSLTFLGFQVENEYKGGAGGLDLFCSHPYPLVCECKAGRLIPSRTVEELIKLGGMHLGRHVFLDSAKLIIGPGNPSKDTLKASQEWKVSIINAMTLQKLVELKAKYPGAIDLFELKKYLDSGQIDYKIDEYIQKVQKQIQLRLHLVQLVKKHQENTGDNNVEVATLFGAYGYSSPPQSLSREEMHEILLELSSPLTGYLGRIKGSDWKSDRFYFLRDLPIA from the coding sequence ATGAGTAATTCTATTTTGATTGATACAGCCCTACTTCTAGCTGCTCCAGATATTGAGGCTTTACTGCAAGGGCGAATGATTATAGCCATGCCTCGGACATTTATTCATCCAGGGCGATCGTTTGCTCTGTGTCCATCTATTACCTCAGTCAATTCGTTACCTCAAGAACAGCGCTACCGCTCAACTTTCTTGCGAATTGCTCAAACCAGTATAGCTCAGCTAGATTCTGAAAAAGTGGGAATTAAAGCATGGGCTAAATGTGAATTTTGTCAAATCCTGAATAATTTTGAGTCCTTAGAGGCTTTGTCACAGTTAACTGTCTGGACTGCAAAGGTATTGGAGCAAATGTTGCTGCAACACAAACATATATTTCTTGCTCATTTACGGGTTTATTTGTTGCATCAATCAGTTGAAATACCTGTACATCCTCAAGGTAGTCAGTTCATAGGTTTACCATATTCCTTAAAGGTTTCTGATACCTTACCTGTATTGAGCGATCGCATCTTTGCCCTCCGCAAACAGCAACTAGAGAAACTTCAACCACCGCAACATCCTGAATTAGAGGAATTGCAGGGTGCGTTAGCCTCCCTTGCTCTTACTAACCCAGCTGCTAAACAGTTAGACAAAGAAGTCAGAGTATTGTTAGGTTGGGCTAGTGAAGAGGATACTCAACAAAAGAATCCAGATTTAACTTGGATAAACGACATTGCTGCATTAGGCGATCGCAGTATAGAGCAAGAGGAGAAAAAAACTAATTACCAAGCTGGTACAGATTTTGAAAACGTAGCACGCCGTAGTCTTACATTCTTAGGTTTTCAAGTTGAAAATGAATACAAGGGAGGTGCAGGAGGTTTAGATCTATTTTGTTCACACCCCTATCCTCTTGTATGCGAGTGTAAGGCGGGTAGGTTAATTCCCAGTCGTACTGTTGAAGAATTAATCAAGCTAGGTGGGATGCATTTAGGAAGACACGTATTTCTTGACTCGGCTAAATTAATCATTGGTCCAGGCAATCCTTCTAAAGATACCTTAAAAGCTTCTCAGGAATGGAAAGTAAGTATTATTAATGCTATGACATTACAAAAGCTAGTAGAGTTAAAGGCAAAATATCCTGGTGCTATTGACTTATTTGAATTAAAGAAATATTTAGATTCCGGACAAATTGACTATAAAATAGACGAGTATATTCAAAAAGTTCAAAAACAGATTCAATTGCGATTGCATCTCGTACAACTTGTCAAAAAACACCAAGAAAACACGGGTGATAACAATGTTGAGGTTGCAACTCTCTTTGGAGCTTATGGTTACTCCAGCCCACCTCAAAGCTTAAGCCGTGAAGAAATGCACGAAATTTTGCTTGAACTTTCCTCACCATTAACAGGGTACTTAGGAAGAATAAAAGGCAGTGATTGGAAAAGCGATCGCTTTTACTTCCTGCGAGATTTACCAATAGCTTAA
- a CDS encoding P-loop NTPase fold protein has translation MTSSHSSITDLNKAIDNYNPFDRSLVVRNHDIWNQSFPDVPSINAHASDSIFQAIKQIRAGKRSVIGITIKAEKGLGKSHLIGRIRHQLQSEGECFFVYMSEVDYGDLNKINSKFLNTLTSSLKQTGTQGVMQWQELATALLNEVYNSNHTPQDLIKRFPVVLAQKPKIVDELTAKLLKLKSNIENPYLLQAILWTLCSDKVSFAINWLAGRDLAQSQADAMGLPNSSQEDKETEAFQSVCQILDLIGDYRTIVISFDELESLNCNEQGFTRAQVVALLAKDLYSKIKRGVLILNMYAETWTHQVKVVPHAEAVIDRIGEKTFDLKHLNSDDVITLVSYWLKDFYDNKGLTPIHQVYPFYEGELREIGKEKPIVRRVLQWCAENWKIPGNDPPKLPKKPLHEVEIAFNKELKILEQTIDNYFDDSSLIADAIYFGLIAIKGETIEKIKIEDIEELKLKTTDQPYLHFKIYGKENGKIVKIVVSVIQDSSARFVSAGLKRLIDYKKFDMTRGCLIRSKEINPKTQGKTYLDQLLSKELGGEFVKLTIEDIKPLLAILFLWKSRKDYEVNEQEITQFIHQTKIVANNYIIKEILSVPSGKIPSGLVEEDCITGKIQQNINITEQTQDVNIMVDNLFMKLGL, from the coding sequence ATGACTAGTTCTCACTCTTCAATTACAGACCTTAATAAGGCTATTGATAATTACAATCCCTTTGATAGATCGTTAGTAGTCAGAAACCATGATATTTGGAATCAAAGCTTTCCTGATGTTCCTTCGATTAACGCTCATGCTTCTGATTCCATTTTTCAAGCAATCAAGCAAATTCGTGCAGGAAAGCGCTCGGTTATTGGAATCACCATCAAAGCTGAGAAAGGGCTGGGAAAAAGCCACTTAATTGGTCGGATTCGGCATCAGCTTCAATCAGAAGGCGAGTGTTTCTTCGTTTATATGAGCGAGGTAGACTATGGTGATTTGAACAAAATTAATTCTAAATTTCTAAATACTTTGACATCCAGTTTGAAACAGACTGGGACTCAAGGTGTGATGCAGTGGCAAGAACTGGCAACTGCTTTACTTAATGAAGTATACAACTCAAACCATACACCACAAGATTTAATTAAGCGTTTTCCTGTAGTTTTGGCTCAAAAACCCAAGATAGTTGATGAGTTAACTGCTAAGCTACTAAAATTGAAATCAAATATTGAAAATCCTTATTTGCTCCAAGCTATTCTGTGGACACTTTGTTCAGATAAAGTTTCATTTGCAATTAATTGGCTTGCTGGAAGAGATTTAGCTCAGTCACAAGCTGATGCCATGGGTTTGCCAAATAGTAGCCAAGAAGATAAAGAAACTGAAGCTTTCCAGAGTGTATGTCAAATACTAGACTTAATTGGTGATTATAGAACTATCGTTATCAGTTTTGATGAATTAGAAAGTTTAAATTGTAACGAGCAAGGTTTTACGAGAGCACAGGTTGTTGCTCTTTTAGCCAAAGACCTCTATAGCAAAATTAAACGTGGCGTGTTAATCCTGAATATGTACGCTGAAACTTGGACACATCAAGTTAAAGTTGTACCGCATGCAGAGGCAGTTATTGACAGAATTGGGGAGAAAACATTTGATTTAAAACATCTTAATAGCGATGATGTAATCACTCTCGTTTCCTACTGGTTGAAAGATTTTTATGATAACAAAGGTCTGACTCCAATTCATCAGGTATATCCCTTTTATGAAGGTGAACTGCGAGAAATAGGCAAAGAAAAACCTATAGTAAGACGAGTTTTACAATGGTGTGCTGAAAACTGGAAAATACCAGGTAATGACCCACCGAAATTACCTAAAAAACCACTACATGAGGTTGAAATAGCTTTTAATAAAGAACTAAAAATTCTTGAGCAGACAATAGACAATTATTTTGATGATAGCAGTCTTATTGCTGATGCTATATATTTTGGATTAATAGCAATTAAGGGTGAAACTATAGAAAAAATAAAAATTGAAGACATTGAAGAGCTAAAACTGAAAACTACAGATCAACCTTATCTACATTTCAAAATTTATGGTAAAGAAAATGGAAAGATAGTCAAAATAGTAGTGTCAGTCATTCAAGATTCTAGTGCAAGATTTGTGAGCGCAGGATTAAAAAGATTAATTGATTACAAAAAATTTGATATGACCCGTGGTTGCCTAATCCGTTCTAAGGAAATTAATCCAAAAACACAAGGAAAAACTTATTTGGATCAACTTCTTTCTAAAGAGCTAGGTGGAGAATTTGTAAAATTAACAATTGAGGATATTAAGCCTTTACTGGCAATATTATTTCTTTGGAAATCTAGGAAAGATTATGAAGTAAATGAACAAGAAATTACCCAATTTATACATCAGACTAAAATAGTTGCTAATAACTATATAATCAAGGAAATTTTGAGCGTTCCATCGGGAAAAATTCCTAGTGGTTTAGTTGAGGAAGACTGTATTACAGGGAAAATTCAACAAAACATAAATATTACAGAGCAAACTCAAGATGTAAACATTATGGTCGATAATTTATTCATGAAACTAGGGCTATGA
- a CDS encoding peptidoglycan-binding domain-containing protein translates to MQTSTYINRPILKRGSTGSAVEELQELLKKRVPILDCIDYLEVNGIFCKTTEVAVKVFQFRVFLEDDGIVGLKTWKALDLGQRLNLPLLRYGSPGNDVARVQNLLKFSPIVQDYMGFHGYYFGAIDGEFGLKTEQAVKVFQEEKELLVDGVIGAKTWKGLMNLAGIISHIDL, encoded by the coding sequence TTGCAAACCTCAACTTATATTAACCGACCTATCTTAAAACGAGGTTCTACTGGTTCAGCAGTGGAAGAATTACAAGAACTTCTGAAAAAAAGAGTACCTATTCTTGATTGTATTGATTACTTAGAGGTTAACGGTATCTTTTGCAAAACGACTGAAGTTGCTGTAAAAGTTTTCCAGTTTCGTGTTTTTCTAGAAGATGATGGTATTGTCGGTTTAAAAACCTGGAAAGCTCTTGACCTGGGTCAACGCTTAAACTTACCACTATTGCGTTACGGTAGCCCTGGGAACGATGTTGCTAGGGTTCAAAATTTGCTGAAATTTAGTCCCATCGTTCAAGATTATATGGGTTTTCACGGTTATTACTTCGGGGCTATTGATGGCGAATTTGGTTTAAAAACTGAACAAGCAGTAAAAGTATTCCAAGAAGAAAAAGAACTGTTGGTAGATGGGGTGATTGGTGCTAAGACTTGGAAAGGGTTGATGAATTTAGCAGGTATTATTAGCCATATTGATTTGTAA